In Rutidosis leptorrhynchoides isolate AG116_Rl617_1_P2 chromosome 2, CSIRO_AGI_Rlap_v1, whole genome shotgun sequence, one genomic interval encodes:
- the LOC139891018 gene encoding WRKY transcription factor SUSIBA2-like, translating to MSSQFDHEGSEITMVKASGYLKLTGGSYGKNQAPLSNKQGNNQSYMISESDDGTDMSRSNQEAESNQDIRSALTIISETEPGGSVQISQSDQENYTVSLRPEKGLDKLPTRRDPDSGVHVSGSDQGVIVLRSPEKPTVDGYNWRKYGQKLVRGNAFVRSYYKCTNANCTARKQIESSHDGCITEIKYLLKHEHPKPHTLQKQPSGFHERSSEIEPSEKIVKIADSHSGEIKSEVNNITPDIKRRKKESVSVNDRVVMKTNYEPRVVVETTSPVDIVHDGYRWRKYGQKQVKGSPNPRSYYRCVNAGCPVKKHVERATHDEKVVVTTYEGQHDHDMPAGIRMVTQNIQGNNNVSTSSDVEKSRPRLEVNESTGMELAVHVGGN from the exons ATGTCGTCACAATTTGATCATGAAGGAAGTGAAATTACCATGGTAAAAGCATCGGGTTATTTAAAGTTGACGGGTGGTTCTTATGGTAAAAATCAGGCACCACTATCAAATAAACAAGGAAACAATCAGTCTTATATGATTAGCGAGTCAGACGACGGCACCGATATGTCACGGTCCAACCAAGAAGCTGAATCTAATCAAGACATAAGAAGTGCACTAACTATAATATCAGAAACAGAGCCAGGTGGCAGTGTTCAAATAtcacaatctgatcaagaaaatTACACTGTATCGTTACGACCTGAAAAAGGACTGGATAAATTACCAACAAGACGTGATCCTGATAGTGGGGTCCACGTGTCAGGTTCTGATCAAGGAGTTATTGTGTTAAGGTCACCTGAAAAACCTACTGTGGATGGATATAATTGGCGAAAATATGGTCAGAAATTGGTCAGAGGAAATGCATTTGTTAGAAGCTATTACAAATGCACAAATGCTAATTGCACAGCTCGAAAGCAAATTGAAAGTTCACATGATGGATGTATTACAGAGATAAAGTACTTATTGAAGCATGAACATCCTAAACCTCATACTCTACAAAAACAACCAAGTGGATTTCATGAGCGATCTTCGGAAATTGAAC CCAGTGAAAAAATTGTCAAGATTGCAGACTCACATTCAGGTGAAATAAAAAGTGAGGTTAACAATATAACACCAGACATAAAGAGACG GAAGAAAGAGAGCGTTAGCGTCAATGATCGGGTTGTGATGAAGACAAATTATGAACCACGTGTAGTTGTTGAGACTACGAGTCCAGTTGATATTGTACATGACGGCTATCGGTGGCGCAAATACGGGCAAAAGCAAGTTAAAGGCAGTCCAAATCCGAG GAGTTATTACCGTTGTGTAAATGCTGGGTGCCCCGTGAAGAAACATGTAGAGCGGGCGACCCATGACGAAAAAGTGGTTGTGACAACATACGAGGGACAGCATGACCATGATATGCCAGCTGGGATCAGAATGGTTACCCAAAACATACAAGGAAACAACAACGTCTCAACATCCTCTGATGTTGAAAAATCGAGACCTCGATTAGAAGTAAATGAATCTACAGGTATGGAATTGGCCGTTCATGTTGGCGGTAATTGA
- the LOC139887989 gene encoding uncharacterized protein, whose product MLEEQSISGTAAINETMRNSLVPKKLEIFVWRAVQRRIPTRMELDKRGIDLHSTRCTLCDDDHESVDHTLIFCKYAFDLWVRVFSWWGLGNVSDLSINEILRGNNSGSMTTLGKKIWQAIEWVCTYLIWNNRNYKVFRGKSWSIPVAFNEVQVKSFEWISHRLKGKKLDWLSWLNDPSVYLSLT is encoded by the coding sequence ATGTTGGAGGAGCAATCGATTTCAGGGACTGCTGCTATTAATGAAACTATGCGCAATTCGTTGGTCCCGAAAAAGCTTGAAATTTTTGTTTGGCGAGCAGTCCAAAGGCGTATACCTACGAGGATGGAACTTGACAAACGGGGCATAGATTTACATAGTACTAGATGCACACTATGTGATGATGACCATGAATCCGTGGATCACACGCTAATTTTTTGTAAATACGCGTTTGACCTTTGGGTTCGAGTATTTTCATGGTGGGGTCTTGGTAATGTGTCTGATCTTAGTATCAATGAAATTCTTCGGGGAAACAACTCGGGTTCGATGACAACTTTGGGTAAAAAAATTTGGCAAGCAATTGAATGGGTTTGCACATATTTAATTTGGAACAATAGGAACTACAAGGTTTTTCGTGGCAAGAGTTGGAGTATACCGGTGGCTTTCAACGAGGTTCAAGTGAAGTCTTTCGAGTGGATATCACATCGTCTAAAAGGAAAAAAATTAGATTGGCTCTCTTGGCTAAACGACCCTAGCGTTTATCTAAGTTTGACGTAA